The genomic DNA ACAGGATTGATTTCGTGATGGCGCAGGCAGACTGCTGATATAGCAGCGGCACCCTGTTGGCAAATCTCATTACTTCGATCTGTTCATCAGCCGGCATCTCCCCTCCGTAAGCCAGCCCGATTTCGACCTGGAACGGGTTTCCGCGATAGACAGATGGAGGACGCGTGCACGATGTGTAGAAATCGGCCTGGACCCTTTCCTGGAGCCCCTTGAAGACAAGATTCTCCCCAATCGGGGCGATGCAGTTGGTCGGCGGCGACATTATCTTCACATTCTGAATAGCTCGATAGAGCCTCTCCGTGTCACCGTTGGAAAGTTTGCCCGGCCTTATGGAGGGGTTGATTTCCGCTTTCTGCAGGATCTCATCCGCCACCCTTGCACTCACCCTGGAGAACTCGCCGATCAACATCTTCCTTATGTTGCGAGCCTTTGAATCCTTGAGCATGTTGATCAGCACCCCGAGCTCGACGCCGTAAGGATGCGGCTTGATCTCCAGCGTGTCCTCTGGAAGCGTCTCGGAAATCCGTGGATAATGGAGAAGATCATCCTTGGGAGGCTTGTAGAAGAACTCCGCATGGGGATTGGCAAGCGTTGTCTGCTGTATGTAATCGTCTACCGAACGTTTCCCCTTTTTATAGCTCGCTTCGATCTCAAGCTCGACCATAGTCCCGTGGGCTGCATTCCACTGGACTTTGGTATCAGTCACTATGACCGGCTTGTTTCTCGACGTATCGATCATGAGTTCATAGTAGTGCGCTGGTTTGTCCGGTGAAATCTTAGACGTGATCCGCACTGGTTTTCCGGTCGTTAGCTGTGCATAGAGACCCGCAGCCGAGATCCCAATCCCCTGCTGTCCTCGCGACTGCTTCAGCGTGTGGAACTTCGACCCATAGAGCAGTCTGGCAAATATCATCGGGATCTGTTTCTTGACGATCCCCGGACCGTTGTCTTCCACCGTGATCCTGTACCGATCCTCCGCAAGCCCTTCGATGAGGACCCTGATGGACGGCAGAGTCGCCGCATCCTCGCAGGCATCAAGCGAGTTGTCCACGGCTTCCTTCACAGTCGTAAGGAGCGCCTTCTGAGGATTGTCGAATCCGAGGAGGTGCCTGTTCTTCGTAAAGAACTCCGCGATGGAGATCTCCCTCTGTTTCATCGCAAGTGTATGCGCAGTCTCTTTTTTCCTCTCCCTCTTTTCCTTTTCTTTAACGATGGTTTCCTCTTTCGTTTTCACTCTCCTCATTTTATCTTGCCTCTTCAACGGCCTCCCGGCCTTCCTTAATTATAACAGGAAGCATGGCGATAGCAGCCACCGGATCGGCCCACCACCAGCCCAGCGTGGCGTTGAGAGTAAGCCCTAAGAGGAGCGTGAATGAAAGGTATGAGCAGATGGCGGTTTCCATGGCATCCGCCTCGAGCGCTTTGCTGTTCAACTGCCTGGCGGTCTTCATTTTGAGATAGGAAAGAACAGGCATGACGATGAGAGAGAGTGCAGCCAGGACGATTCCGACAATGGACTCTTCGGGCATTTCCCTCAGGATCAATTTTTTCCCCGACTCATAGGCAACATAGAAGGCCAGGAGTAAAAATGTTATCCCAACAACGAGAAGCGCTCTCTTCTCAGCCGTTTCAATCTCTTCATCTATCACTTTTTCATATTCCTCATCATTCTCCTTTTCGTTCTGCTTCTCCATCCCCTTTTCTCTTTCTCCCCCTCTTTCTTTTCTTTTTTCTTTCCATTTTTCACTTCCAACTCTTATCTCTTTCTTGAGCCGCCAGAAGAGGATCGCACCGGACGCCGTCTCGATGATGCTGTCGAGCCCGAAGCCCACGAGAGCGATTGATCCTGCCACGATGCCAGCACCGATTGCGACAATTGCCTCAA from Acidobacteriota bacterium includes the following:
- a CDS encoding DNA topoisomerase VI subunit B, whose amino-acid sequence is MRRVKTKEETIVKEKEKRERKKETAHTLAMKQREISIAEFFTKNRHLLGFDNPQKALLTTVKEAVDNSLDACEDAATLPSIRVLIEGLAEDRYRITVEDNGPGIVKKQIPMIFARLLYGSKFHTLKQSRGQQGIGISAAGLYAQLTTGKPVRITSKISPDKPAHYYELMIDTSRNKPVIVTDTKVQWNAAHGTMVELEIEASYKKGKRSVDDYIQQTTLANPHAEFFYKPPKDDLLHYPRISETLPEDTLEIKPHPYGVELGVLINMLKDSKARNIRKMLIGEFSRVSARVADEILQKAEINPSIRPGKLSNGDTERLYRAIQNVKIMSPPTNCIAPIGENLVFKGLQERVQADFYTSCTRPPSVYRGNPFQVEIGLAYGGEMPADEQIEVMRFANRVPLLYQQSACAITKSILSTDWKHYGLQQPKGSLPVGPVALFVHIASVWVPFTSESKEAIAHYPEIIRETRLALQECGRRLSAHIKRHIRVQEEHKKRSYIERYIPHIGEALQLILAFSDKQKERTITNLKDILQKSRKM
- a CDS encoding cation transporter — translated: MEKNLRLELLKKGLRLEYFTIGWNVVEAIVAIGAGIVAGSIALVGFGLDSIIETASGAILFWRLKKEIRVGSEKWKEKRKERGGEREKGMEKQNEKENDEEYEKVIDEEIETAEKRALLVVGITFLLLAFYVAYESGKKLILREMPEESIVGIVLAALSLIVMPVLSYLKMKTARQLNSKALEADAMETAICSYLSFTLLLGLTLNATLGWWWADPVAAIAMLPVIIKEGREAVEEAR